The Leptospira kmetyi serovar Malaysia str. Bejo-Iso9 genome includes a window with the following:
- the asd gene encoding aspartate-semialdehyde dehydrogenase, which yields MSRVKVAVLGATGSVGQRFIQLLDNHPYFEVTHLCASENSAGKTYGDVMKTRWKISSEIPAYAKNIVITTPDPDKTKGVALAFSGLDASIAGEVETNYANAGIHIISNSKNHRMDPTVPLLSAEVNASHLDVLTSQKTKGKIITNSNCTIMGVTISLKPLYDRFGIESIMLFSMQAISGAGYPGVPTMDILGNVVPHIGGEEEKAEIEPLKCLGKVENGKIVHADFPISAHCNRVPVFDGHTVCVSVKFKKKPTQEEILSAWKEFSGEPQKLGLPLAPNPPILYREEADRPQPRLDLETGKGMTTVIGRLRPDPIFDWKYVVLSHNTIRGAAGAALLNAELLYKKNFLG from the coding sequence ATGAGCAGGGTCAAAGTTGCCGTTTTAGGCGCCACCGGTTCCGTAGGTCAGCGATTCATTCAATTGCTGGATAATCATCCGTACTTTGAGGTTACACACCTCTGCGCTTCCGAGAACAGCGCGGGCAAGACGTACGGTGATGTAATGAAGACGAGATGGAAAATCTCCTCCGAAATCCCCGCTTATGCAAAGAATATCGTCATTACAACTCCCGATCCCGATAAAACGAAGGGTGTCGCATTAGCATTTTCCGGTTTGGACGCGAGTATCGCGGGCGAAGTGGAAACGAACTACGCGAACGCGGGAATTCATATCATCTCCAATTCCAAAAATCATAGAATGGACCCGACGGTTCCTCTTCTTTCCGCGGAAGTGAATGCTTCCCATTTGGATGTTCTGACTTCTCAGAAAACCAAAGGAAAAATTATTACGAACTCGAACTGCACCATCATGGGCGTTACGATTTCTCTCAAACCTCTTTATGATCGTTTCGGAATCGAATCCATTATGCTTTTTTCCATGCAGGCGATCAGCGGCGCGGGTTATCCCGGCGTTCCTACGATGGATATTTTAGGAAACGTGGTTCCGCATATCGGCGGCGAGGAAGAAAAAGCGGAGATCGAACCTCTGAAATGTTTGGGTAAAGTGGAGAATGGTAAAATCGTTCACGCCGATTTCCCGATTTCCGCGCATTGCAATCGTGTTCCGGTTTTCGACGGTCATACCGTTTGTGTTTCGGTTAAATTTAAAAAGAAACCGACTCAGGAAGAAATTCTTTCCGCTTGGAAAGAATTTTCCGGCGAACCTCAGAAGTTAGGACTGCCTTTGGCTCCGAATCCTCCGATTCTTTATAGAGAAGAAGCGGACAGACCTCAGCCGAGATTGGATCTCGAAACCGGAAAGGGAATGACGACCGTGATCGGACGTTTGCGTCCCGATCCGATCTTCGATTGGAAATATGTCGTCTTGAGCCACAACACGATCCGTGGAGCGGCGGGAGCGGCATTATTAAATGCAGAACTTCTTTACAAAAAAAATTTCCTTGGATGA
- the pyk gene encoding pyruvate kinase, which produces MKSESSVFRKTKIICTIGPATADKKMIQALAEAGMNVARLNMSHGNHDFHRSIIRNIKALNKDVLKNPIAILLDTQGPEIRTGDLQVDHLDLKVGETFTFHIIPGEESEEQSVFVNYKDIVKDLKVGDPVTVDNGLINLVVEEINDSALKCKVLDGGRLGSRKHINLPGIRVNLPSITAKDHKDILFGLEEDVDFIALSFVRSVEDINQLKQIIEENEGHAQIIAKIEDQEAVRNMKEIVAASDGVMVARGDLGVEVPIEELPILQRAIIKECALRGKRVIVATHLLESMINNPSPTRAEVTDVANAIYEEADAIMLSGETAAGKFPVRCVEMMDKIAQRVEKTGGVDYVKDKIPQDKKEQMARSASELADSLKCPAIIVITRRGTTALNVAGFHPHYPLIYAFTNMTTVRRKLWLTRGVIPYRIDFSRDPEKTIRLAIETLKKAGRIEDGDQVVILSDIIAGEDRVETIQIREVKTYPAVDASDVSK; this is translated from the coding sequence ATGAAGAGCGAATCCTCCGTATTTAGAAAAACCAAAATCATCTGCACGATCGGGCCCGCGACCGCCGATAAAAAAATGATTCAGGCTTTGGCCGAGGCGGGGATGAACGTGGCGCGTTTGAACATGTCCCACGGGAATCACGACTTTCATAGAAGTATCATTCGCAATATTAAGGCTCTCAATAAGGACGTTCTGAAAAATCCGATCGCGATTTTGTTGGATACGCAAGGTCCGGAGATCAGAACCGGAGATCTTCAAGTGGATCATCTCGATTTGAAGGTCGGAGAAACGTTCACGTTTCATATCATTCCCGGAGAAGAATCCGAAGAACAATCCGTGTTCGTAAACTACAAGGACATCGTGAAGGATTTGAAAGTCGGAGATCCGGTCACAGTGGACAACGGACTCATCAACTTGGTCGTGGAAGAGATCAACGATTCCGCTTTGAAGTGCAAGGTTCTCGACGGAGGAAGACTCGGTTCGAGAAAACATATCAATCTTCCGGGGATTCGGGTCAATCTTCCCTCGATTACCGCAAAGGATCATAAGGATATTCTTTTCGGACTCGAAGAAGACGTGGACTTTATCGCTCTTTCCTTCGTACGTTCGGTCGAAGACATCAATCAGTTAAAACAAATCATAGAAGAAAACGAAGGCCACGCGCAGATCATCGCGAAGATCGAGGATCAAGAAGCGGTTCGGAATATGAAAGAGATCGTCGCCGCGTCCGACGGCGTGATGGTCGCAAGGGGCGATCTCGGCGTGGAGGTTCCGATCGAAGAACTTCCGATTCTGCAAAGAGCCATCATCAAAGAATGCGCGCTCAGAGGAAAACGTGTCATCGTCGCGACCCACCTTTTGGAATCGATGATCAACAATCCTTCTCCCACGAGAGCGGAGGTGACGGACGTAGCAAACGCGATCTACGAAGAAGCGGATGCGATCATGTTGTCCGGCGAAACCGCGGCAGGAAAGTTTCCGGTTCGTTGTGTAGAGATGATGGACAAGATCGCACAACGTGTCGAGAAAACGGGCGGTGTGGATTACGTTAAGGATAAGATTCCTCAGGACAAAAAAGAACAGATGGCGAGATCCGCTTCCGAACTTGCGGATTCTTTAAAGTGCCCCGCGATCATCGTCATTACGAGAAGAGGAACGACCGCGCTCAACGTCGCCGGTTTTCATCCGCATTATCCTTTGATTTACGCGTTTACGAATATGACCACGGTTCGCCGTAAGCTATGGCTGACCCGCGGCGTGATTCCGTATCGAATCGACTTTTCCAGAGATCCCGAAAAGACGATTCGACTTGCGATCGAAACCCTAAAAAAAGCGGGGAGAATCGAAGATGGAGATCAGGTCGTGATCTTGTCGGATATCATCGCGGGTGAAGATCGAGTCGAAACGATTCAGATCCGGGAAGTGAAAACGTATCCCGCGGTGGACGCTTCCGACGTTTCCAAGTAA